A stretch of Linepithema humile isolate Giens D197 chromosome 3, Lhum_UNIL_v1.0, whole genome shotgun sequence DNA encodes these proteins:
- the LOC105676486 gene encoding odorant receptor 82a-like isoform X1, giving the protein MDILPTNFKALQFCGAWQERKGDNVCVEFLHFCYSSDCRYAVFLLIYECTTVNLIEVIRKRDHIDELTEGLFLGLTLFTLCIKYANFLLRKNEISALLDCLRVKMCQPKNSVEKLIIEEHNRKAKWSTISFMALSYVSAVGMTITAIVELLKKNEHTLPLKVYVPYSVSDLLPYLATFLQQILAMFYAVMLNISFDCLVYGFTIHACAQIDLMCYRLTDSLRNISSGRKSEVSTSIEECVRHHLLVNILVKKMRGLFMWTVMIFFFFSMIIVCTSIFLISKKKLLSLDFLFMFMYLSGVMLQIFFYCWYGNELELKSKNITSAIYSSDWTMATPRERKLLIFVMINSQKGIMFSYHGLFALSLQTFTWICRTSYSAYNLLQQASN; this is encoded by the exons ATGGACATTCTACCGACGAATTTCAAAGCTCTGCAGTTTTGCGGCGCGTGGCAAGAGCGGAAGGGCGATAACGTGTGTGtagaatttttgcatttttgttacAG TAGTGATTGTAGGTACGCAGTTTTCCTTCTGATATACGAATGCACGACAGTCAATCTGATAGAAGTGATTCGCAAACGCGATCATATTGACGAATTGACGGAAGGGCTCTTTTTGGGATTGACTCTCTTcacattgtgtataaaatatgcgaATTTTTTGCTGCGGAAAAACGAAATATCAGCGTTATTGGACTGTTTGCGTGTAAAGATGTGTCAACCAAAAAACtctgtagaaaaattaataatagaggAACATAATCGTAAAG CTAAATGGAGCACTATCTCGTTCATGGCGCTATCGTATGTGTCTGCGGTGGGCATGACAATAACGGCAATTGTAGAACTACTTAAAAAAAACGAGCATACATTACCGTTGAAGGTATACGTTCCATACTCCGTATCGGATCTGCTTCCATATCTAGCAACGTTTTTACAGCAAATTCTAGCAATGTTTTACGCAGTAATGCTCAACATTTCCTTCGACTGTCTAGTTTACGGCTTTACGATTCATGCTTGCGCGCAGATCGATTTGATGTGTTATCGATTGACAGACAGTTTGAGAAATATCTCTTCCGGAAGAAAGTCGGAGGTGAGCACCTCAATCGAGGAATGCGTCAGGCACCATCTGCTGGTGAACATTCTGGTGAAGAAAATGCGAGGGCTGTTCATGTGGACGGTcatgattttcttctttttcagcATGATCATCGTCTGCACCAGTATCTTTCTGATATCAAAG AAGAAACTGCTCAGCTtggattttctttttatgttcATGTATCTGAGCGGTGTAATGCTCCAAATATTCTTCTACTGTTGGTACGGAAACGAGCTTGAGTTAAAG agCAAGAATATCACGTCCGCTATTTATTCCAGCGATTGGACAATGGCGACGCCGCGAGAGCGGAAGTTGCTGATATTTGTCATGATAAATAGTCAAAAAGGAATAATGTTTTCTTATCACGGATTGTTTGCGTTATCGCTACAGACGTTTACCTGG atttgtAGAACCTCTTACTCAGCTTATAATCTCCTGCAACAGGCGTcgaattaa
- the LOC105676486 gene encoding odorant receptor 82a-like isoform X2 translates to MDILPTNFKALQFCGAWQERKGDNVCVEFLHFCYRYAVFLLIYECTTVNLIEVIRKRDHIDELTEGLFLGLTLFTLCIKYANFLLRKNEISALLDCLRVKMCQPKNSVEKLIIEEHNRKAKWSTISFMALSYVSAVGMTITAIVELLKKNEHTLPLKVYVPYSVSDLLPYLATFLQQILAMFYAVMLNISFDCLVYGFTIHACAQIDLMCYRLTDSLRNISSGRKSEVSTSIEECVRHHLLVNILVKKMRGLFMWTVMIFFFFSMIIVCTSIFLISKKKLLSLDFLFMFMYLSGVMLQIFFYCWYGNELELKSKNITSAIYSSDWTMATPRERKLLIFVMINSQKGIMFSYHGLFALSLQTFTWICRTSYSAYNLLQQASN, encoded by the exons ATGGACATTCTACCGACGAATTTCAAAGCTCTGCAGTTTTGCGGCGCGTGGCAAGAGCGGAAGGGCGATAACGTGTGTGtagaatttttgcatttttgttacAG GTACGCAGTTTTCCTTCTGATATACGAATGCACGACAGTCAATCTGATAGAAGTGATTCGCAAACGCGATCATATTGACGAATTGACGGAAGGGCTCTTTTTGGGATTGACTCTCTTcacattgtgtataaaatatgcgaATTTTTTGCTGCGGAAAAACGAAATATCAGCGTTATTGGACTGTTTGCGTGTAAAGATGTGTCAACCAAAAAACtctgtagaaaaattaataatagaggAACATAATCGTAAAG CTAAATGGAGCACTATCTCGTTCATGGCGCTATCGTATGTGTCTGCGGTGGGCATGACAATAACGGCAATTGTAGAACTACTTAAAAAAAACGAGCATACATTACCGTTGAAGGTATACGTTCCATACTCCGTATCGGATCTGCTTCCATATCTAGCAACGTTTTTACAGCAAATTCTAGCAATGTTTTACGCAGTAATGCTCAACATTTCCTTCGACTGTCTAGTTTACGGCTTTACGATTCATGCTTGCGCGCAGATCGATTTGATGTGTTATCGATTGACAGACAGTTTGAGAAATATCTCTTCCGGAAGAAAGTCGGAGGTGAGCACCTCAATCGAGGAATGCGTCAGGCACCATCTGCTGGTGAACATTCTGGTGAAGAAAATGCGAGGGCTGTTCATGTGGACGGTcatgattttcttctttttcagcATGATCATCGTCTGCACCAGTATCTTTCTGATATCAAAG AAGAAACTGCTCAGCTtggattttctttttatgttcATGTATCTGAGCGGTGTAATGCTCCAAATATTCTTCTACTGTTGGTACGGAAACGAGCTTGAGTTAAAG agCAAGAATATCACGTCCGCTATTTATTCCAGCGATTGGACAATGGCGACGCCGCGAGAGCGGAAGTTGCTGATATTTGTCATGATAAATAGTCAAAAAGGAATAATGTTTTCTTATCACGGATTGTTTGCGTTATCGCTACAGACGTTTACCTGG atttgtAGAACCTCTTACTCAGCTTATAATCTCCTGCAACAGGCGTcgaattaa